Proteins from a single region of Limosilactobacillus fermentum:
- a CDS encoding nucleoside 2-deoxyribosyltransferase, with product MYQNKVYLASPFFSPEQKERIDIVMAALKKNPTIDPEGIYNPQEHQAEGLEFGSRDWQDTVFATDMRQVKRADVVVAITDYKYEEGNPEPDAGTIFEVGAAWAWNIPVVMAQFHPDNELNLMLARSHTAMFTGDQIEEGLATYDFNNLPTHWTDMKVF from the coding sequence ATGTACCAAAACAAAGTTTACCTCGCTAGCCCCTTCTTCTCACCGGAGCAAAAGGAACGGATTGACATCGTAATGGCAGCCCTCAAGAAGAACCCAACCATCGATCCGGAGGGCATTTACAACCCCCAAGAACACCAAGCGGAGGGCTTAGAGTTTGGCTCCCGCGACTGGCAGGACACGGTCTTTGCCACCGACATGCGCCAGGTCAAGCGTGCCGACGTGGTGGTGGCCATCACCGACTACAAGTACGAAGAGGGCAACCCCGAACCAGACGCCGGCACCATCTTTGAGGTCGGGGCCGCTTGGGCTTGGAACATCCCGGTCGTCATGGCCCAGTTCCACCCCGATAACGAACTCAACTTGATGTTGGCCCGCTCCCACACCGCCATGTTTACCGGCGATCAGATTGAAGAGGGCCTAGCCACTTACGACTTCAACAACCTCCCGACCCACTGGACCGACATGAAGGTCTTTTAA